In Candidatus Rokuibacteriota bacterium, the DNA window CCGTCCACTACGCCGAGCTGGCGCCGCCGCTCGTCCTCCTCGGCGCGAGCGGGCTCGAGCGCGTCGTGGAGCGAGCCCGTGCCACAGCGCCGGCGCCGCGCCGCGAGCGGCTCCTCCTCGGCCTCCCGCTCGGCGCGACACTCGTCATGCTCGTGACCTTCGTGCCCATCTACGGTGCCTCCCTCCGGGCCATGGCCGACGTGGCGCGAGCGCCGTATGTTCTCGTGGAGGAGCGCGGCCTCGACCGGGCCGTGGTCTTCGTCCACAGCCTGCCCGCCCTGCACCGGCGCCCCTTCGCCTGGGTGTACACTCACCGGAACAGCCGTCCCGGCCTCCAGGACCGGATCCTCTTCGTGCGCTACCTCGGAGCGGAAAAGAACAAGGAGCTCATGCGCTACCTGCCGGACCGCAAGCCCTACGCCATGGGGCTGCGCGGCAGCGATCTCCTGCTCGTTCCGGTGGAGCCATAGCGCGGTGACGCGTGCGTGACATGACGAGCCCCCGGCCGATCGAGCTGGGCGACGAGGAGCGCAAGGGGGTCGAGGAGGCGAAGCGCCTCGTCAAGGAGGCGGAGTTCGGCGCCCGCGAGCTCGCGGGCTGGTCCTTCTGGTTCTCCGGGGCGCTGGCGCTGGCGCTGACGGGCTTCCAGCTCTGGACGGCCGCCTTCGGGACGCTTCCGGGGGTGCTGCAGCGCTCGGTGCATCTCGCCTTCACGCTGGCGCTGGCCTTCCTCTTCTACCCCATGATGAAGTCGGCGCGGCAGCGCCGATTGCCGTGGTACGACCTGGCGCTGGCGGCGCTCGGCGCCTACGCCGCGCTCTACGTGACGCTGAACCACGCGGCCCTGATCGATCGGGTCGGGGCGCCCATGGCCATGGACACGGTCATGGGCGTGATCCTCCTGGCGCTGGTGCTCGAGGCCACGCGGCGCGCCGTCGGGCTGTGGCTGCCGGCCATCACCGTGCTCTTCGTCTGCTACGCCTTCCTCGGGCCGTGGATGCCCGAGCTCTTCTCCCACCGCGGCTACACGCTCCGCCGCGTGATCGGCCACCTCTACCTGACGACGGAGGGGATCTTCGGGATCCCCCTGGGGGTGTCCTCCACCTTCGTCTTCGCCTTCGTCCTCTTCGGCGCCATCCTCGAGCGCACGGGCGCCGGAGAATACCTCATCCGGATCGCCTTCTCGCTGGTCGGCCACACGCGCGGAGGTCCGGCCAAGGTGTCCGTGGTGGCCTCGGCCTTCATGGGCACGATCACCGGATCCTCCATCGCCAACACGGCCACCATCGGCTCCATGACCATCCCGCTCATGAAGCGCGTGGGCTTTTCCGCCGAGGTGGCCGGAGGCATCGAGACGGCGGCGGGGGGCAACGGCCAGCTCATGCCGCCCGTGATGGGCGCGGCGGCCTTCGTGATGGCCGAGTGGCTGCGCATCCCGTACCTCGAGATCGCGAAGGCGGCGGCGCTGCCGGCCATCATCGACCAGCTCGCGCTCCTGGGCGCCGTCCACCTGCTGGCCCTCAAGCACGGCATCCGCGGCATCCCGCGCGCGGACCTTCCCCGCTTCTGGTCCACCTTCATCTCGGGCCTCCACTACCTCGTGCCGGTGGCCGTGCTGCTCTACTACCTCATCGCCAAGGAGTACACGCCGCTCACCTCGGCCGTCTACGCGATTCTCGGGGCCATCGTCATGTTCGTTCTCACGAGCGCGGTCCAGGCGAGCCGCGGGCGCCCCATCATCCCCGGCCAGGAGCCGCTGCCAGGGGTCCCCGCTGCCCTGGTGGAGACCGCGCTCCGGCTCATCCAGGCCTTCTACTTCGGCGCGCGGAATATGGCCTCCGTGGCGGTGACGTGCGCGTGCGCGGGCGTCATCGTCGGGATCGTGAGCCTCACGGGCGTGGGCCTCAACCTCTCCTCGATCGTGGTGGACCTGTCGGCGGGGAGCCTCTACCTGGGCCTCTTCCTGACCATGATCGCCTCGCTCGTCCTGGGCATGGGCGTGCCCACGACGCCCACCTACATCATCATGGCGACGCTGACGGCGCCGGCCCTGGTGGCGGTGGGCCGGGCCAGCGGGCTGGAGATCCCGATCATCGCCGTCCACCTCTTCGTCTTCTACTTCGGCATCCTGGCCGACGACACCCCCCCCGTGGGACTCGCCGCCTACGCCGCCGCCGGCATCGCCCGCGCCGACCCCATCAGGACCGGGTGGCGCGCCTTCTCGCTGGACATGCGGACCTTCCTCCTGCCCTACATGTTCATCACGGCGCCGGCCATGCTCCTGATCAACACCACCGTCCTCGAGGCCGCGTGGATCTTCGTGACCGCCTCCGTGGGCATGTACGCGCTGGCCGCGGCCATGCAGGGCTACCTCATCACCGAGGCCCGCTGGTGGGAGCGTGGGGTGCTCTTCCTCTGCGCGATCGGCCTCGTGCACCCGGGCCTGTACACCGACGCGGTGGGCGCCGCCGGCTTCGCCCTGGTCTATGCGGCGCAGCGCCGGCGCGCGCCTGGGGCACCGCTGCTCTAGCGGGGAGCCGGAGCCGCGCGCTTGGGTTGCCCGTACTGAGAGGCGTCAAACCGCGGGCCCCGCGCGGTCGGCGGCGGCTCCCTGAGCGCGTCCAGCGCCTTCCGGGCCTCGGCGGCCTCTGCGAAGGGCCGTGCCGCCAGCGCGGCCTCGAGCTCGCGCCGGGCCTCCTCGGTCTTGCCCTGACGGGCGTAGGATGCGGATGAAGTGGCGCCGCCGCGACAGGGTGGTGCGCAGCGTACTGGTCGCCGGGCTGGGGATGTGCACGACCGGCCGGTAGAATCCCCGGCGGACTCCTTCGCACAGCTACCGCGGACCATACCGCGGTGAGGGGGAGGACAGCCCCTCCGTCTTCATCGATACGGTTTGGTGGACACCTATCCTCTGAGAGAGGAAGTGGGGGATGCGACGGGACAGAGGCTGGACCCGCCTGCTGGCCGTCGGTGAGGCGCTGCTCGTCAGCGCGATCTGGGCATCCTCCTTCGTCATCATCAAGGTCGGGTTGGCCCACATGCCCCCGCTGACCCTGGCGGGCTTCCGCTATTTCGCCGCCTTCCTGCTGCTCCTCCCGGCGATGGCCCTGAACGGCGGGCTCACGCGAAACCCCGCCCCCGGCCACTGGTGTCGGCTGTTCCTGATGGGGCTCTGCGCCTACCCTTTGAGTAACGGTGCGCTCTTCTGGGGGCTCCAGTACGTGCCGGCGACCACTGGCGCCTTCCTGTTCAGCCTGCTCCCGCTGCCGGGCTTGTTCCTCGCTCTGGTCTGGCTGCGCGAGGTTCCCACTCGGCTGCAGGTGGTCGGACTCGCCGTTACCCTGGCAGGCAGTGCCCTCTTCTTCTCGCCGGGCCTGAGCGCGGGGGATCCGGTGGTGCTGGCGGTGATCAGCCTCGGCGTCCTGGCGTTCGCCGTTTTCGTCGTCCTCAGCCGCGCGGTTGCTCGGGCGGGGCACGTGCCCACGGTGCCCTTGACGGCCCTGCCGCTGGGATTTGGAGGGGGCCTGCTCCTTCTGGTCGCCCTGCCGCTGGAGCGACCGGCATCGCCGTCTCTCGAAGGCTGGGGGGCCGTCCTCTGGCTGGCGGTGGTCAATACCGCTCTCGCCTACGTCCTCTACAACCATTGCATCCGGATCCTCACCGCCCTGGAGTCGAACGTGCTGCTGAGCCTCTCTCCGCTGGGGACGGCGCTGCTGGCGAGCCTCTTCCTGGGGGAACAGCTGGCGGCGCTAGAGGTGATCGGCCTGGTGGTCACCGTCCTGGGAGTCCTGCTGGTGCAGTGGAAATCCGCGCCGCCTCCGCCTTCCTCACAGGCGGCGGACTCTTCCGCAAGCGGCCCCTCTGGCCGTATCTCGCCGACGGAATCGAGACTGTAGCCCCGATTCATACCGTCGCGCCGCCTCGCGCCCACGGCCGCCCCGCGGCGAACGTGCTGCGGTACCGCTGTGATGCCGTCAAGCCCCTGGGTAAGTCCGGGCGAGCTCAGTGGAACGGTGACCGACCAGGGGGCTCTCGATGGCCGGCGCGGAGTTCGTGATCGTCCGCCTGAGACGGGTGATCGTTCGTCGATTGACGGTAGTCAACGCAAACGCCGTTCTCGGCCACTCTCGGGCGCGGCGAGCGGCCGTGCCCGCTGGGAGGGAGATGGAGATCACGGTCACGTATGAGAGAGCAAGATCGGCTCACGCGTCCCGCGTTGTGCGCGGTAGACTCGACCCCATGCGTGGCGCGACGACGCGGCGGATGCAGCTCTTCGCGCGGATCCTGCTCGCGGGGACGCTGGTCGGGGTTGCCTTTGGCGGGCTCATCAACCTCGCCGTCGGCCGAAGCGGGCTCACCGGGAGCCTCGCGGGAGCGGTCAACGGCGCCACGATCACGATCGTGATCGGCTCGATCGAGATCCTTTGGTTGCCCAGCCGACGGGGTCTTGCCCTCCAGCAGGCTCCGTTCCTTGTGACGTTCGGCGTGAAATGGCTCCTCTACGGGACGGTGATCACGGCCGTCAATGTCGTCGCCTGGGGCGAGCGGGTGCTCGGTGTGCTCGTTGACGCGCCGCTGCCACCGAGCTCGCTGACGCAGCTGTCCGTCGTGTTCTCGTTCGTGGTGACCTTCGGCTTCCTGTTCGTCCTCGAGGTCAGCACCCTGGTCGGGCGTCGCACATTGCGCAACATCGTGCTCGGGCGCTATCACCGGCCGCGAGCCGAGGAGCGATTCTTCCTCTTCGTCGACATCGCGGGCTCGACGGCGCTTGCCGAGCGGATCGGCCCGGCCGCCGTCCACCGCTTTCTGAACCGCGTGTTCCGCCTCGTCTCGGATCCCATCGACGACTACGGCGGCGAGATCTACCAGTATGTCGGCGACGAGATGGTGGTGACGTGGACGGTCGCCGAGGGGCGGGACGACGCGCGTCCGATCGCCTGTCTCTGCGCGATCCGGACGGCGCTCGACGAGGCGGCGCCGAAGTTCGAGCGTGAGTTCGGGGTCGCGGTGGGCATCCGGGCCGCGCTCCACGCCGGGCCGGTCATCAGCGGCGAAGTCGGCGGCAGCAAGCGCGACATCGTCTTCCACGGCGACGTGATGAATACGGCCGCCCGCCTCGAGCAGGCAACCCGCGACCTCGATCGGCGCTTCCTCGTCTCGGCCGACGCCCTCAGCCGTCTCGCGGGCACGGAGCGATACGCGTTCGAGGCGCTCGGGCCCCAGGCGCTGCGCGGCCGCGCAGCGCCCGTCGAGATCTACGCCTGCGCGGAGGGAACGGATATGTCGAAGACCGAGAAGTTCGAGATCAGTAAGACCGAGGCCGAGTGGCGGACGGTGCTGACTCCCGAGCAGTTCCGTGTCCTGCGCGAGCAAGGGACGGAGCCTGCCGGCTCGAGCCCGCTCGACAAGGAACACGGCCGGGGCACGTTCGTCTGTGCCGCCTGCGATCTGCCTCTCTTTGCGTCGGACACGAAGTACGACAGCCGGACGGGGTGGCCCAGCTTCTGGGCGCCGATCGAGGGGGCCGTCCGGAACTCCGTGGACCGAAGCTTCTTCACCGTGCGCACCGAGGTGCATTGCCGCCGCGGCGGGGGGCATCTGGGCCACGTCTTCGAGGACGGGCCCGAGCCGACGGGCCTTCGGTATTGCATGAACGGCGTCGCCCTCGAGTTCCGGCGCGGCTGAGGCCCAAACGTCCAGAGAATGCCGGCCAGACGGCGGGCCGGCGCGCCGCCGGCGACGTGCTTGCCCCGGCGCGCGGCGATGCGCAGGGCCCAGGTCCAGAGCGCCTCGGCCGCGGGCGGCCGGCGGGCGCGACCGCGGCACGCGGGGACCCTGGACGGCGAGGTGCTCGACCGTCGCGTCGGAGGACGCGGGGAGGTGACGCTGCATGACTGCGCGTGACGCGACCGCCGAGGTGTTCCGGACGGCAGCCGACCTGTTCCGGGGCCGCGTGGGTCTTCGTGACCGCCTCCGCGGGCATGTACGCGCTGGCCGCGCACATGCAGGGCTACCTGATCTCCGCGGCCCCCCTGCTGTTGCGCCCGGCGGCGGATGCCGGTCCTGGTGACCGTGCCCCCGCTCACCGCCCCAGGAAGCGCGGCTTGCGCTTCTCGGCGAACGCCTTCGGTCCCTCGACCGCATCCAG includes these proteins:
- a CDS encoding TRAP transporter permease translates to MTSPRPIELGDEERKGVEEAKRLVKEAEFGARELAGWSFWFSGALALALTGFQLWTAAFGTLPGVLQRSVHLAFTLALAFLFYPMMKSARQRRLPWYDLALAALGAYAALYVTLNHAALIDRVGAPMAMDTVMGVILLALVLEATRRAVGLWLPAITVLFVCYAFLGPWMPELFSHRGYTLRRVIGHLYLTTEGIFGIPLGVSSTFVFAFVLFGAILERTGAGEYLIRIAFSLVGHTRGGPAKVSVVASAFMGTITGSSIANTATIGSMTIPLMKRVGFSAEVAGGIETAAGGNGQLMPPVMGAAAFVMAEWLRIPYLEIAKAAALPAIIDQLALLGAVHLLALKHGIRGIPRADLPRFWSTFISGLHYLVPVAVLLYYLIAKEYTPLTSAVYAILGAIVMFVLTSAVQASRGRPIIPGQEPLPGVPAALVETALRLIQAFYFGARNMASVAVTCACAGVIVGIVSLTGVGLNLSSIVVDLSAGSLYLGLFLTMIASLVLGMGVPTTPTYIIMATLTAPALVAVGRASGLEIPIIAVHLFVFYFGILADDTPPVGLAAYAAAGIARADPIRTGWRAFSLDMRTFLLPYMFITAPAMLLINTTVLEAAWIFVTASVGMYALAAAMQGYLITEARWWERGVLFLCAIGLVHPGLYTDAVGAAGFALVYAAQRRRAPGAPLL
- a CDS encoding DMT family transporter, whose protein sequence is MRRDRGWTRLLAVGEALLVSAIWASSFVIIKVGLAHMPPLTLAGFRYFAAFLLLLPAMALNGGLTRNPAPGHWCRLFLMGLCAYPLSNGALFWGLQYVPATTGAFLFSLLPLPGLFLALVWLREVPTRLQVVGLAVTLAGSALFFSPGLSAGDPVVLAVISLGVLAFAVFVVLSRAVARAGHVPTVPLTALPLGFGGGLLLLVALPLERPASPSLEGWGAVLWLAVVNTALAYVLYNHCIRILTALESNVLLSLSPLGTALLASLFLGEQLAALEVIGLVVTVLGVLLVQWKSAPPPPSSQAADSSASGPSGRISPTESRL
- the msrB gene encoding peptide-methionine (R)-S-oxide reductase MsrB; amino-acid sequence: MRGATTRRMQLFARILLAGTLVGVAFGGLINLAVGRSGLTGSLAGAVNGATITIVIGSIEILWLPSRRGLALQQAPFLVTFGVKWLLYGTVITAVNVVAWGERVLGVLVDAPLPPSSLTQLSVVFSFVVTFGFLFVLEVSTLVGRRTLRNIVLGRYHRPRAEERFFLFVDIAGSTALAERIGPAAVHRFLNRVFRLVSDPIDDYGGEIYQYVGDEMVVTWTVAEGRDDARPIACLCAIRTALDEAAPKFEREFGVAVGIRAALHAGPVISGEVGGSKRDIVFHGDVMNTAARLEQATRDLDRRFLVSADALSRLAGTERYAFEALGPQALRGRAAPVEIYACAEGTDMSKTEKFEISKTEAEWRTVLTPEQFRVLREQGTEPAGSSPLDKEHGRGTFVCAACDLPLFASDTKYDSRTGWPSFWAPIEGAVRNSVDRSFFTVRTEVHCRRGGGHLGHVFEDGPEPTGLRYCMNGVALEFRRG